The DNA segment CTGCGTTTCATGTTCCCCAACGTGCTGACCGAGCCGCCCAGCAAGTTCAAGATCGGCTTCCCGGGCGATTTCCCGCCGGGTGTGGTCGACGAAAAGTTCAAAGCGCAATTCGGCATCTGGCCAGTCAACGTGGAATACAAGGGTCAACGGCAAATCGTGGCCTTGAAGACCGTGTGCACGCACCTGGGCTGCACGCCGAACTGGTTGGAAGCGGAACAAAAGTTCAAATGCCCCTGTCACGGCAGCGGCTTTTACAAGGACGGCATCAATTTCGAAGGCCCGGCCCCGCGCCCGCTCGAGCGGTACGCGATTCGTCTGGCTGACGATGGACAACTGGAAGTCGACAAGAGCCGGACGTTTCAGGAGGAGTTGGGGCAGTGGAGTGACGCTGCTTGCTTTGTATCCGTGTAAGCGTCTGCATGGCCGCGGCTGTCCAGAGTATTTCGGGAGCCCGGACGGTAACTCAGGCGCAACGGAAGCCTAGCGGCGGACCCTAGCCGGGTTCCCGCTTTTTTCGTTTCGACAGCTTTTTTGTTTCGAGAAACGTCTGCTGCGGAAGTTTTCGTTCGGTTCACCACCGTCATCCAGGTCGTACGTCACAAAAACGCGGAATCATCCATGTCTCTCGGCGAAGCCATTCGTAACTCGCAGCTCTGGAAGAGCGTTTTCCGTCACCCGATGCCGCTCGATCGGCGCAATCGCATCGTGGTGATGTTGACGAACTTCTTCCTGCACCTGCACCCGGTGTCGATCAAGAAGCAAGGCATCGCGCTGAGCTACACGTGGTGCATGGGCGGGGTGACGTTCTTCCTGTTCCTGGTCGAGACCGTGACCGGCGTGCTGTTGATGTTCTATTACCGCCCGACGCTGGAGTGGGCGTACAACGATATTCTTTCGCTGCGCGACGTGACCAGTTTGGGCATCATGCGCGAGCTGCACCGCTGGGGTGCGCACGCAATGGTCATCACGACGTGGCTGCACATGTATCGCGTGTTTCTCACGGGCAGTTATAAACCGCCGCGCGAATTCAACTGGGTCGTCGGCGTGTTGTTATTGCTGCTGACCCTGCTGTTGTCGTTCACCGGCTATTTGCTGCCGTGGGATCAATTGGCGATCTGGGCTATCACGGTCGGTTCGAACATGGCCCGTGCGACTCCGATCCTGGGGCACGAAGGGCCGGGTGCGAAGCTGTTGAACATCGACGGCATTTCGATGATTACCAACGCCTCGGACGCGCGCTTCGTGACGATCGGCGCGCGGTTCGTCGGCGAGGATACGTTGAACCGTTTTTACGTGCTGCACTGCATCGCGATTCCGCTGGCCGTGGCCTTGCTGTTGGCGATCCACTTCTGGCGGGTGCGCAAAGACGGCGGCATCAGCGGCCCGCTGTAAGGCGGGCGGCCGATGCTTGCAGAGTTTGCCGACGGGAAGCGTTTTTGAGACATCAATCGAGTTGGGCGACAATATCCAGCCAAGGAGCACAGCGGCGCCGCGACGCAGCCGTTCACGGGCAGCATTGCGGGCCGCTTTACCACCTGGTCTGGCGGAATTCGTAGAAATCGGAAATCGACATGCACAGTGATCCGGGCTTTCTGACGCGAGTTGCGACGCCGCTCGGCTTCTACTACATGCTGCTCTGCGCCATCAACTGGGGCGCCGCCCTGCTCATGTGGCGCAAGGGAGCCAAGACCTACACCACGCTCGAGCTCGGGCCGGCCAAGATACCGGTCACCAACGTGCTGATCTGGCTGCTGGTCGGGTCGGCGTTTTTCATCTGTGCGCCGCTGGCCATGATCGGCCTGCCCCCTTCGCTTCCTCCCGAAGTGAAGCAGGTCGTCAACGAGCTTTCCGGCCCGGTGACGCTGACGCTCGGTTCGCTTGCGCTGTTTACGGTGTTGTTCGTCTTCCGTCGCGCGTGGACCGCGCCGCCAATAGCCTGGACGCTGTTCAATTTGGCGCTCCTGGCGATGGGCATGTCGATGACCGACCCCAACTTCACCGCCATCGTCGCCAAGCCCGATAACGTGCCGATCGTGGGCCTGGTGTTCCTGCTCGGCTTCTTCACCTGGCTGGCGACGTACAAGGCCGTGATCAACGACGACCGCGCGGCGCAAGGTTTGCCGCCGCTCGAAAAAGAGGACAGCGAAAAGGTGCTGGTGTGGCCCGACCTGGTCTACACCGAGCTGATCTGCATGGTCGCCCTGACGGCCTTCCTCTTGATCTGGGCCATCGCCTTGCAGGCGCCGCTGGAAGAGCCCTCGAGCCGCGTGAAGACGCCGAATCCCTCGAAGGCGCCCTGGTACTTCCTCGGTTTGCAGGAAATGCTGGTCTACTACGATCCGTGGATGGCGGGCGTGGTGCTGCCGAGCGTCGTGCTCTTGGGGCTGATGGCGATTCCGTATCTGGATTTCAATCGCAAGGGATCGGGTTACTACACGATTTCGGAGCGCAAGTTCGCGTACCTGGTTTTCCAGTTCGGCTTTCTGGAACTGTGGGTGATCTTGATCATCCTGGGGACCTTCCTGCGCGGTCCGAACTGGAACTTCTTCGGCCCGTTCGAAACCTGGGACGCGCACAAGGTGCTCGCGCAGAACAACGTCGACCTGTCGCAGTTCTTCTGGATCAAGTGGCTGAATCAAAGCATGCCCAAGGCGCCGACGGGGGCGGGGGCCGGCACCGAGTTGCTTTATATCCTGTACCGCGAACTGCCGGGCATTCTGCTGGTATTCGCTTACTTCGTGCTGTTGCCGCCGATCATGGCCGCCACGATCTTCCGCAAGTTCTTCGTCAAGATGGGCTTCATCCGCTACATGCTGATGGCGAACTTGCTGTTGATGATGGGGTCGTTGCCTTTGAAAATGGTCGCCCGCTGGAGCGTGAACCTGAAATACTTCATCAGCATTCCCGAGTACTTCCTCAATTTTTGACGCGGCTGAATTTTTGACGCGTGGCGGGCTCGTTTCCCGCGCGCGATTATTCCTGATTATCCGACGCACTCATAGGCTGAAGGCGTTTCGACATGCCTGCTACTGAACAAACTTGGCGCGACTCGAAGCTGCTGCACGTCGTGTTCGGCATCTCGGGCGTGGCCATGCTGGTGACCACGGTGTGGATGCTGGCCGCCGACCACAATCGCGAATGGAAGCCCGTCCAGCGGAAATTTCGCGAGATCGAAACCTGGTACACGCAGGCGAAAATCAACGACCAGGACGACAGCGAGTTCCAGCAGAAGACCGTCGCGTTGAAGGAGGCGCTCGCCAAAGCCGAAGCCGAGCCGCCGGCAGAAGGGATCGTCACGTCCTTCCTCGACGAGGCGCGCACGCGCGCCGACCAGAATGGCTATCAGTCCGATCTGCCGCGCATCGAAGCGGCCGACAAGGCGCTTCGTGAGGCCGCCGAGAAGTCGGATCAAGAAAACGCTCAGGAAAACTTGATCAAGGCCCGCGCCAATCTCGTGCAGGGCATGGGCGAGGTCGTGCGCAAGGCGCAGTTCGACGAAGACAAGCGTTTCAGCTTGCTCAAATTCCGTCGCGCCGATTTGGACGTCGTTCGCAGCAACTACAACCTGGGCGTGGGCGAAGGGTTGCCCGAGGCCGAGTTGGTGGCGCGGCAAGAGGCAGTCAATGACGTGGTAGAAAACGTCAACGAGATGACGCTCGAATATCAGCAAGCCAAGACGCATCGCCTGGAGCTGGAACAGATTCTTGGGCAGGCTGGCACCAAGATCGCCGACGCGAAAAAGGCACTCGGCAAACACCTGGCCGATCTCGAAGTCCTGGAAAAAGCCAAGGCCGACCGGCGGCTGTCGCCCACGAAAGAGATTCTCGACCTGCCGATCATCAACGCTTTCAACAGCCCGCTGAAGATCGAGCAGATCTGGCTGCCGAAGCTGACGTTGAACAACAACTTCAGCGACGTGGCGCGCTTCGATCGTTGCATCACCTGTCACCAGGCGATCGATAAGTCGGCGGCCGGTCCGGGTTCGTTGCCCGCTTATCCGGCGCGCCCGCACGAGTTCGTCGCGCTCACCGTAAAGACGCCTGCCGAACCGCCGGAAGGGTTGAAGAAGGGCGCACCGAAAGACGGAAAAGAGCTCGCGAAAGCGCTTTGGGATGTTTACGGATTGCAACTCGCCGACGAGGGATTGTTCGACAGCCGCGACGTGATGGTCAGCGTCGTGAAGCCGGAGAGCCTGGCGGCTGACGCACAATTCCAGGTCGGCGACGTGTTGCAATACGTCAACGACGTGGACGTGGCCCACGAGCGCGGCCTGGTGTATCGCTATTTGCTCGACAGCGTCGCCTGGGGCAAGCCGCTTTCGGTCCGCGTGAACCGTGGCTTGCCGCATCCGTTCAGCTCGCACCCGCGGCTGGACCTGTTCGTCGGCTCGCTCAGCCCACACAAGATGATGGACGTCGGCTGCACGATCTGCCACGAAGGGCAAGGGAGCGCGACCAGCTTCCAATGGGCGTCGCACACGCCGAACGATCCTCACGAAATGGCCGAGTGGCAGAAGGAGCACGGCTGGTTCAGCAATCATCACTGGATCTTCCCGATGCGTCCCGAGCGGTTCCTGGAAAGCAGCTGCTTGAAGTGCCACTTCAGCGTGACCGAGTTGGAGCCGAGCGAGCGCTTCCCCGATCCGCCCGCCCCCAAGCTCGTGGAAGGATTCAATATCATCCGCCAATACGGCTGTTTCGGCTGCCACGAGATCAATGGCTTCGACGGCCCGTCGCGCCGGCGCGGGCCGGACATGCGCGTCGAACCGAATTACGGCGCCGTCGCGGCCAGCGTGCTGACCGACAAAGGCCTCAACGACTACGAGCGGCAGTTGGCCGAAAAGGTCGTCGACCATCCCACCGAAAAGCAGCCGCGTAAGCTGTTGGCCGAAATGCTGGCCGACGATGCCGCGGCAAAAGCTTCGTCCGGTGACGATGCGAAGCAAGCCCGTCTGAGCGTTCAGACGCATCAACTCGGCGCTCTGCTGGGTACCGACGACGAGACGCCGGGCACCTATCGCAAGGTGGGCCCGAGTTTGCGATACGTGAAGAGCAAGCTCGACGCGAATTTCCTATCGAACTGGATTCGCAATCCGCTCGATTTCCGGCCGACCACGCGGATGCCGAAATTCTTCGGCCTCGACGGCCACTTGCGGGAAATTCGCCGCGACGAGCACGGCCGTCCGGAATTGACGGAAAAGCTCGACGCCGATGGCAAGGTCGTGCTCGACGAAGAGGGCGAGCCGGTCATGGTGCCCGTCTACGTCGCCAGCCCCGGCTTGGAAAAGTCGGAAAAGTTCGAGCCGGTCGAAATTCGCGCGGTCAGCGAATACCTGCTCGATATCAGCCAGCCGTTCAAGTACATCGAAAAGCAGCAAGGCGTGGAAGAAGCCTCGGCCGAACGCGGCAAGTTGGTCTTCCAGGTGCGCGGCTGCCTGGCCTGTCATCAGCACAAGGACTTCCCCGACGCCAAGGACACGCAAGGGCCTGACTTGTCGCGCATCGGCGACAAGCTCACTTCGCCCGAGGCGGCCAAGTGGTTGTATAGCTGGGTGCGTGAGCCGAAGCACTATCACGCGCGCACGGTGATGCCGAACTTGTTCCTCGAGCCGGTCACCGATGCCGACGGCAAAACCTCGGACCCGGCGGCCGACGTCACGGCGTACCTGCTCTCGTCGCGCGACGGCTGGAAGCCGGGCGATGCACCGGCCGTCGACGAGAAGAACTTGGACGAGTTGGCGGCCGAATACCTGCGCGGCAGCTTCACGCATCGCCAGACCGAGGAATATCTGAAGAACGGCATTCCGGCCAAGCTTCGCGACCAGTTGAAGGTCGACGAACGGCTGCTCGTCGCGACCGAGGGTATGTCGCCCGAGGAGAACACTCGGCACAAGCTCTTGTATGTCGGTCGCCGCACGATTGGCCGCCTGGGCTGTGCCGGCTGCCATGACATTCCGGGCTTCGAAGATGCGAAGTCGATCGGCACGGGTCTGGCCGACTGGGGCCGCAAAGAGCCATCGAAACTCGCCTTCGAGCAGGTCGTGCAGTACATCGCGCAAGAGAATTTCGTCCACGGCCATGGCCACGTGCACAACATCGAGCAGGCGCTCGATCCGCATAATGTCGATCCGGACACCGGGTTCTTCCTGGAGGCGGTCGTCAACCACGAGCGCGAGGGCTTCATCTGGCAGAAGCTCCGCGAGCCGCGCAGCTACGACTACCGCATGACGGAGAACAAGGATTACATCGAGCGGCTGCGGATGCCGAAGTTCAATCTCACGGACAAGCAGCGCGAGGCCGTGATCACGTTCGTTCTGGGGCTGGTGGCCGAGCCGCCGGCGGCACAATACGTCTATAAAGCCGATCCGCGCCGCCAGGCGGTGCTGGACGGCGAGCGGCTGATTACGAAATTCAATTGCGACGGCTGCCATACGTTCCGCATGGAGACGTGGGAGTTCGATTACGATCCCAAGACCTTCCCCGAGCCGCCGCCGTTCGACGACTACGCCTTCGAGAAACCCCATTTCACGCCGCAGCAGTTGGCCGATTCGAAGCGGGTCGATCGCCGTGGGCTGGGGCACGCCACGGTGACCGGCATGCCGAATCCGGAAGTTGCCGAGGATGACGACGGCAACCCGCTGTACTACTTCGGCCTGTGGAAGTCGCTGCCGATCAACGGCCAGCCGTGGATCGTGGGCGGCCCCGAGGCCCCGGTGCAGGAGAGCCGGATCACGAAGAAGATTCCGCCCTACGGCGGTAATTTCGCCCGACTTCTGCATCCCGTGGCGCTGGCCATGGA comes from the Pirellulales bacterium genome and includes:
- a CDS encoding cytochrome b N-terminal domain-containing protein; the encoded protein is MSLGEAIRNSQLWKSVFRHPMPLDRRNRIVVMLTNFFLHLHPVSIKKQGIALSYTWCMGGVTFFLFLVETVTGVLLMFYYRPTLEWAYNDILSLRDVTSLGIMRELHRWGAHAMVITTWLHMYRVFLTGSYKPPREFNWVVGVLLLLLTLLLSFTGYLLPWDQLAIWAITVGSNMARATPILGHEGPGAKLLNIDGISMITNASDARFVTIGARFVGEDTLNRFYVLHCIAIPLAVALLLAIHFWRVRKDGGISGPL